In Zingiber officinale cultivar Zhangliang chromosome 6A, Zo_v1.1, whole genome shotgun sequence, a single genomic region encodes these proteins:
- the LOC121996225 gene encoding uncharacterized protein LOC121996225, giving the protein MRSSLFRLARHLKFPTSSMIGSPLHRPLLSSLLEHPIRESFPGDHLQWRSVGSRRGSQFATGFNPLESKQLGSIIDLERATNCSPEELVSVWDDYHLGRGHIGASMKAKLYHLLNQRSLTCRHFVIPLWKGSGYTNMFLQVQMPHMIFTGLEDYKARGTQASPYFAVTYYTEFAESKDIVLIRGDVVFTSKLSDSEAKWLLDTAHAFYLNDGKYKLVERFNKETHEFEFKDVLRALEMPTL; this is encoded by the exons ATGCGGAGCTCACTCTTCAGATTAGCTCGCCACTTGAAGTTTCCCACTTCGTCAATGATTGGCTCTCCACTCCACCGTCCCCTTCTATCTTCCCTCCTTGAGCATCCAATTCGAGAGTCATTTCCTGGTGATCACCTCCAATGGAGGTCAGTTGGCAGCCGTAGGGGCTCCCAATTTGCTACTGGTTTCAACCCCCTCGAGTCAAAGCAGCTTGGGTCCATCATCGATCTGGAGAGGGCCACGAATTGCTCACCTGAGGAGCTCGTCTCAGTCTGGGATGAT TATCATCTTGGAAGAGGTCATATTGGTGCATCCATGAAAGCAAAGTTGTACCATCTATTGAATCAGCGATCTCTTACCTG CCGGCATTTTGTCATTCCTTTGTGGAAGGGGAGTGGTTACACCAATATGTTTCTCCAAG TGCAGATGCCACACATGATATTCACTGGCCTTGAGGATTACAAGGCAAGAGGAACTCAAGCAAGCCCCTATTTTGCTGTTACTTACTACACTGAATTTGCAGAAAGCAAAGACATCGTGCTGATTCGCGGTGACGTCGTCTTCACCAGCAAGCTTAGTGATTCAGAAGCAAAATGGCTTCTGGATACTGCTCACGCATTCTATCTGAATGATGGCAAATACAAACTTGTGGAGCGCTTCAACAAAGAGACTCATGAATTTGAGTTCAAGGATGTCCTCCGTGCTCTAGAAATGCCCACACTTTGA